The Cucumis melo cultivar AY chromosome 5, USDA_Cmelo_AY_1.0, whole genome shotgun sequence genome has a segment encoding these proteins:
- the LOC127149562 gene encoding legumin B-like, producing the protein MKKGRGEIKTRTSDRLRAAGITGSRKSLPIGIQNLSSSSEEDDTESESEKEEKVHEDEEVEEDEQADDQEDKEKQDEEEQDEEEEGETAVGEDSNSSTSEIPPDTRKRSKAREKEKKVKAVKKEEKAREDRRRKGKAPMNPEKSERMCKPKSTSQLQFLIGGRVLRFGLREFALITGLRCHEIPDINHEDIKGGGRLKGVYFENLKTVMRQYLNVMFNISTVGTYDDRIKIAKLYFLESFFILKQECLSVDWDHIIMVDDDEVFDGYPWGRVAFELLVDFMNRAVCSKGQTVFSSFLKQLEVSPMLATPDEVGMPFFAPFIETEKDILKK; encoded by the exons atgaaaaagggGAGGGGAGAAATCAAAACAAGGACAAGTGATCGGTTACGAGCCGCGGGGATCACTGGTTCTAGGAAATCATTGCCAATCGGAATTCAAAACCTATCTAGTTCTTCTGAGGAG GATGATACGGAAAGCGAAAGCGAAAAGGAGGAGAAAGTACATGAAGACGAAGAAgtggaagaagatgaacaagCTGATGATCAAGAAGACAAAGAAAAACAAGATGAAGAAGAACAggatgaagaagaggaaggCGAGACCGCCGTGGGTGAAGATTCGAATTCATCAACGAGTGAGATACCCCCAGATACTAGGAAAAGGAGCAAGGCTcgagaaaaggaaaagaaa GTGAAGGCTgttaaaaaggaagaaaaggcaAGAGAAGATAGAAGGAGAAAGGGAAAAGCTCCAATGAATCCGGAGAAATCAGAG CGAATGTGTAAACCCAAGTCGACTAGTCAGCTTCAATTTCTAATAGGAGGAAGGGTTTTGAGGTTTGGATTGAGAGAATTTGCACTTATAACAGGGCTAAGATGTCATGAGATTCCTGATATTAACCATGAGGATATAAAGGGTGGTGGGCGGCTAAAAGGggtatattttgaaaatcttaaaaCTGTGATGAGGCAGTACTTGAATGTTATGTTCAATATAAGTACCGTTGGAACTTATGATGATAGGATAAAAATAGCCAAGCTGTACTTTCTGGAGAGTTTTTTTATCCTCAAACAAGAATGTCTAAGTGTAGATTGGGATCATATCATTATGGTAGACGATGATGAAGTATTTGATGGGTACCCATGGGGTAGAGTTGCTTTTGAACTCTTAGTGGACTTCATGAATAGGGCCGTCTGTAGCAAGGGGCAAACGG tattttcttcatttttgaaACAACTTGAAGTGTCTCCAATGCTGGCAACCCCGGATGAAGTGGGAATGCCTTTCTTCGCACCATTCATCGAGACAGAAAAAGACATACTCAAGAAGTAG
- the LOC127149563 gene encoding uncharacterized protein LOC127149563, whose amino-acid sequence MSNQARIDYQIRLSATIDYDRFLLQQGLLFRGHDETENSKNQGSFLELLQWLYNHNKDIEVVSLKNAPENLKLTALDIQKDIVNCIVVEIVKSIIQDIGDKLFSILIDESKDIFSKEQISIVLRYVDKGCVIERFVDIVHVTDTSSLSLKEAIDGFFSIHGLNMTSLLGQGYDGTSNMRGEFNGLKTLILRENKCAFYIHCFSHQLQLALVVIAKNHVEIAGLFLLVVNVVNVIGASAKRRNMLREKHSVNTFEALNNGELSSGRGLN is encoded by the coding sequence aTGTCTAATCAAGCAAGAATTGACTATCAGATTCGATTAAGTGCAACAATTGATTATGATCGATTTTTGTTACAACAAGGTCTTCTATTTCGTGGACATGATGAAACTGAAAATTCAAAAAATCAAGGTAGTTTTCTTGAACTCCTACAATGGTTATACAACCATAATAAAGATATTGAAGTCGTTTCTTTGAAAAATGCTCCTGAAAACTTGAAATTGACTGCACTAGACATCCAAAAAGATATTGTGAATTGTATTGTAGTAGAAATTGTCAAATCAATCATACAAGATATTGGTGATAAgttgttttcaattttgattgATGAGTCGAAGGATATATTTTCAAAGGAGCAAATATCAATTGTGTTGAGATATGTAGACAAAGGGTGTGTAATTGAGCGATTTGTCGATATTGTACATGTTACTGATACAAGTTCTTTATCACTTAAAGAAGCTATTGATGGATTCTTTTCTATACATGGATTAAACATGACAAGTTTGCTTGGACAAGGTTATGATGGAACAAGCAATATGCGAGGAGAATTTAATGGATTGAAAACATTAATTTTGAGAGAAAATAAATGTGCATTTTACATTCATTGTTTCTCTCATCAACTTCAATTAGCTTTAGTAGTTATTGCAAAAAATCATGTAGAGATCGCTggtctttttcttttagttgtaAATGTGGTGAATGTTATTGGTGCATCAGCAAAACGTCGAAACATGTTAAGAGAGAAACATAGTGTCAACACTTTTGAAGCTCTGAATAATGGTGAGCTGTCAAGTGGAAGAGGATTAAATTAG